One part of the Odontesthes bonariensis isolate fOdoBon6 chromosome 13, fOdoBon6.hap1, whole genome shotgun sequence genome encodes these proteins:
- the LOC142397335 gene encoding protein RD3, with protein sequence MFPWSAVFTLEPKVPGQRTTEELVTNTLMLELGAMVKRTERIRIERATEGRRRRRSSSSAADYSWLASTPTLQPYQITPNDLLELQDLCAKIPPAQCGPVIVRFRRLVSEMEPEVQEVPRLFRTVLRDCVDEVNGNDDIQTPNPILEKQQRSKSLSFVTFRTKFRTGQMFKGTGMRGSRGNLQQQVDWSDEEDDAEGEEAAIKARAGKGRSRSMPEITPFEQSAQA encoded by the exons ATGTTTCCTTGGTCTGCAGTTTTCACCCTTGAACCCAAAGTGCCCGGCCAGCGCACCACTGAGGAGCTGGTTACCAACACTCTGATGCTGGAGCTGGGGGCCATGGTGAAGCGCACTGAGCGCATTCGTATAGAGAGGGCGACGGAGGGACGGCGCCGCCGTCGCAGCTCCTCCTCTGCAGCTGACTACAGCTGGCTGGCCAGCACACCGACCCTACAGCCCTATCAGATCACTCCCAATGACCTGCTGGAGCTGCAGGACCTCTGTGCCAAGATCCCTCCTGCACAATGTGGCCCAGTGATTGTCAG GTTCAGGAGGCTCGTGTCAGAGATGGAGCCGGAGGTTCAAGAGGTCCCCCGGCTATTTCGCACGGTGCTGCGTGACTGCGTGGACGAGGTGAACGGAAACGACGACATTCAGACTCCAAACCCTATTCTCGAGAAGCAGCAACGCAGCAAGAGCCTCTCCTTTGTTACTTTCCGCACAAAGTTCCGCACAGGTCAAATGTTCAAGGGCACCGGCATGAGAGGCTCCAGGGGGaatctgcagcagcaggtggaCTGGTCAGACGAGGAGGACGATGCAGAAGGGGAGGAGGCGGCCATCAAGGCCAGGGCTGGGAAGGGGAGGAGCAGGAGCATGCCAGAGATCACCCCGTTTGAGCAGAGCGCTCAGGCATGA